A single Streptomyces sp. Edi2 DNA region contains:
- a CDS encoding TetR family transcriptional regulator produces MATLTTASRRQGRGGRERILAAAAGLFAVQGINATGMEQIAERAPVSKRTLYAHFRTKEELVLAHLKDLASTGRTLEGALVREDVPAKERILALFDPPPAGTDPLRGCPFIDAAVEFPDPQNAVHSYARERKLLMVRLVANLVAELGCRQPTVLAEQLVTLADGAASRAMVLGEADYGRHARTAAEILLDNALPATD; encoded by the coding sequence ATGGCCACACTGACGACGGCATCTCGACGGCAGGGGCGCGGAGGGCGGGAGCGCATCCTGGCCGCCGCGGCCGGACTGTTCGCGGTCCAGGGGATCAACGCGACCGGCATGGAGCAGATCGCGGAGCGGGCGCCGGTGTCCAAGCGCACCCTCTACGCACACTTCCGAACCAAGGAGGAGCTTGTCCTCGCCCACCTGAAGGACCTCGCCTCGACGGGGCGCACCCTGGAGGGCGCGCTGGTACGCGAGGACGTCCCGGCCAAGGAGAGAATCCTCGCGCTGTTCGATCCGCCCCCGGCGGGCACGGATCCACTGCGCGGATGCCCGTTCATCGACGCTGCCGTGGAGTTCCCCGACCCGCAGAACGCGGTCCACTCCTACGCCCGCGAACGGAAACTGCTGATGGTGCGACTGGTGGCCAACCTGGTAGCGGAACTGGGCTGCCGCCAGCCCACCGTCCTCGCCGAGCAGCTCGTGACCCTCGCGGACGGCGCCGCCAGCCGCGCCATGGTGCTGGGCGAGGCGGACTACGGCCGGCACGCGCGGACGGCGGCGGAGATCCTCCTGGACAACGCGCTGCCGGCCACGGACTGA
- a CDS encoding winged helix DNA-binding domain-containing protein, producing MTVLDTRALNRATLARQHLLTRSDTTVPQAVAHLCGLQAQEPQEPFTGLFARLAGFRHTDLDDALTGRTVVRTHLMRRTIHLVTADDALAWRARHDTMLRGRVLGTYRRELAGIDVDEVAAAGQAVMADQQPRTMSELVQALEGRWPGPPRRVLGELLVAALIPMAQLPPRGLWHQAAGVRNLPLGTWLGRDIDPLFPDETDPTGQQLVRRYLAAYGPATTTDIRSWCGLAGLPAAVKALREELVTFRDARGRELLDLPDAPRPHPDTPAPVRFLPAFDNAILGYHDRSRIIDDAHLGLSVAGQRAVLVDGHVAATWTVHNEHLDITPLRPLTPLEQETVHVEAQDLATFLDEDIKHIHLDTEN from the coding sequence AGCGACACCACCGTGCCCCAGGCGGTGGCCCACCTGTGCGGCCTCCAGGCGCAAGAGCCCCAGGAACCGTTCACCGGCCTCTTCGCCCGCCTGGCCGGCTTCCGGCACACGGACCTGGACGATGCCCTGACCGGCCGCACCGTGGTGCGCACGCACCTGATGCGCCGCACCATCCACCTCGTCACCGCCGACGACGCGCTCGCCTGGCGAGCCCGCCACGACACCATGCTGCGCGGGCGGGTCCTGGGCACCTACCGGCGTGAACTGGCCGGCATCGACGTCGACGAGGTCGCCGCCGCAGGCCAAGCAGTCATGGCCGACCAGCAGCCCCGCACCATGAGTGAGCTCGTGCAAGCCCTCGAAGGCCGCTGGCCCGGCCCACCACGCCGGGTTCTGGGCGAGCTGCTGGTCGCAGCGCTCATCCCCATGGCCCAACTTCCGCCCCGTGGCCTGTGGCACCAGGCCGCGGGCGTACGCAACCTCCCCTTGGGCACCTGGCTCGGGCGCGACATCGACCCACTCTTCCCTGACGAGACCGACCCGACCGGGCAGCAGCTTGTACGGCGCTACCTCGCCGCCTACGGGCCCGCCACCACCACCGACATCCGCTCCTGGTGCGGCCTCGCCGGACTGCCCGCCGCCGTCAAAGCCCTCCGCGAAGAACTCGTCACCTTCCGCGACGCACGCGGCCGTGAGCTTCTCGACCTGCCCGATGCACCGCGCCCACACCCGGACACCCCCGCACCCGTGCGGTTCCTACCGGCATTCGACAACGCGATCCTCGGCTACCACGACCGCAGCCGCATCATCGACGACGCCCACCTCGGCCTCTCCGTCGCAGGCCAACGCGCCGTCCTCGTCGACGGACACGTCGCCGCCACCTGGACCGTGCACAACGAACACCTCGACATCACCCCACTTCGCCCCCTCACCCCCCTGGAACAAGAAACCGTCCACGTCGAAGCCCAGGACCTGGCCACCTTCCTGGACGAAGACATCAAGCACATCCACCTCGACACCGAGAACTGA
- a CDS encoding proline iminopeptidase-family hydrolase produces the protein MTEGRISVPGGKVWYRRTGSGGAPLLLVHGGPGYPSDLLFDAFAPLAQEREVVWYDQLGVGRSDPVDDISLLMVDRFLDELGAVIEGLGLERPHVYGHSWGAMLGLQYAAERAPEWTSLVCANGLASVPRFEQEVRDLMAKLPGNVLDRTYGRELRGETDDPDYWVAQEEYMRACVLRTSSVSLDPELMSLTTFRTMTGHADYHVTGTLKDWDIFDALERIQVPTLVLGGEFDECVPAHLADIAERIPDSEHVTQPGAAHMGYLEEEPLREAYVSLIQDYMARVEARVSERNRRAGGTVGRCRCCAA, from the coding sequence ATGACGGAAGGCAGGATTTCCGTACCGGGGGGCAAGGTGTGGTACCGCAGAACGGGCAGTGGTGGTGCGCCGTTGCTGCTCGTCCACGGCGGGCCGGGTTACCCGAGTGACCTGCTGTTCGACGCTTTCGCGCCACTCGCCCAGGAGCGCGAGGTCGTCTGGTACGACCAGCTCGGTGTAGGGCGTTCGGATCCGGTCGACGATATCTCGCTGCTGATGGTGGACCGCTTTCTCGACGAACTGGGCGCGGTTATCGAGGGGCTCGGCCTGGAACGCCCGCACGTCTACGGACACTCCTGGGGAGCGATGCTCGGCCTTCAGTACGCCGCAGAGCGGGCGCCGGAATGGACCAGCCTGGTCTGCGCCAATGGCCTGGCGAGCGTGCCCCGGTTCGAGCAGGAGGTCCGGGACCTGATGGCGAAACTGCCGGGCAACGTACTCGACCGCACCTATGGCCGGGAACTGAGAGGCGAGACAGACGACCCCGATTACTGGGTTGCCCAAGAGGAGTACATGCGCGCGTGCGTGCTGCGCACCTCTTCCGTGAGCCTGGACCCGGAGCTCATGAGTTTGACGACGTTCCGGACAATGACCGGGCATGCGGACTACCACGTGACCGGCACTCTCAAGGACTGGGACATTTTCGACGCACTTGAGCGGATCCAGGTTCCCACACTCGTTCTCGGTGGCGAGTTCGACGAATGTGTTCCCGCGCATCTCGCCGATATCGCCGAAAGAATTCCGGATTCCGAGCATGTAACGCAGCCCGGCGCAGCCCATATGGGATATCTGGAGGAGGAGCCCCTTCGGGAGGCGTACGTCTCCCTCATTCAGGACTACATGGCGCGCGTCGAAGCACGCGTGTCCGAACGAAACCGCCGAGCGGGCGGCACCGTCGGCCGTTGCCGGTGCTGTGCAGCGTGA
- a CDS encoding nuclear transport factor 2 family protein, giving the protein MRKNIGEMATRCLRHLESYDFEEVRAMCTETATVWHNDGKGDQTIDEKLEQLKPLADTVGSLRFDIARQFHSANEVLQQHVLRLTMPDGSRSEVHAAMYFRFDGYLIDRMKEYSYEVGAA; this is encoded by the coding sequence ATGAGGAAGAACATCGGCGAGATGGCGACCCGGTGCCTGCGGCACCTGGAATCCTATGACTTCGAGGAAGTGCGGGCCATGTGCACGGAGACGGCCACCGTATGGCACAACGACGGTAAGGGAGACCAGACGATCGACGAAAAACTGGAGCAGCTCAAGCCCCTCGCCGACACGGTCGGTTCGCTGCGGTTCGACATAGCACGCCAATTCCACAGCGCGAACGAGGTACTTCAGCAGCACGTTCTTCGTCTGACCATGCCGGACGGGTCGCGGAGTGAGGTCCACGCGGCGATGTACTTCCGGTTCGATGGATATCTCATCGACCGCATGAAGGAGTATTCCTATGAGGTGGGGGCGGCATGA
- a CDS encoding FAD-dependent monooxygenase, whose protein sequence is MDTDVLIVGAGPTGMTLANELLMAGVSTVLVDKLSQRSDLSKAGGVQSRTLEALDQRGLLEPLLATGDHPVTTGHFAGIPLPVHSNRHRLPWRSVPQVVIEGFFEQHLAAQGLHARRDHELVGLVQDHNGVTATFANGATLRSRYLVAADGAHSSVRSLLRAGFPGQPGTLTITAADVRLGGVDPSTSHTWNEDGHWAALFPLGTDPQGRQLRRLVLGGPGRSLPREIPVTEDEIRQGLSTVFGTRVHLLELRYARRITNASRQVEQYRHGRVFLAGDAAHVHLPLGAQGMNTGMQDALNLGWKLGAAVHGWAPKDLLDTYHAERHPAGAAVLRNVRAQSLLMDWAGTRDPDVLAARETFTAMAQLPDAQRYLADLMSGMAIRYPMPGTETHPLVGRPAPDLDLGPVRVHELLRSGHGILLDPADTFARAVGPWSDRVERVGQGAHTEPMLIRPDGYVCWAGADDPEPALDRWFGEPR, encoded by the coding sequence ATGGACACCGATGTGCTCATCGTCGGCGCCGGCCCGACCGGAATGACGTTGGCCAACGAGCTGCTGATGGCGGGGGTGTCGACCGTGCTGGTCGACAAGCTGTCGCAGCGCAGCGACCTGTCCAAGGCAGGCGGCGTGCAGTCCCGCACACTGGAGGCGCTCGACCAACGAGGGCTGCTGGAGCCCTTGCTGGCCACCGGCGACCACCCCGTCACCACTGGCCACTTCGCCGGTATCCCACTCCCGGTCCACTCCAACCGGCACCGTCTGCCATGGCGGTCCGTACCGCAGGTGGTCATCGAGGGATTCTTCGAGCAACATCTCGCCGCGCAGGGCCTCCACGCCCGGCGGGACCACGAACTGGTCGGTCTCGTCCAGGACCACAACGGTGTCACCGCGACCTTCGCCAACGGCGCTACCCTCCGCTCCCGTTACCTCGTCGCGGCCGATGGCGCTCACAGCTCCGTGCGGTCGCTGCTGCGGGCCGGGTTCCCCGGTCAGCCCGGTACGTTGACGATCACCGCCGCCGACGTCCGGCTGGGCGGCGTCGATCCGTCCACGTCGCACACCTGGAACGAGGACGGGCACTGGGCGGCGCTGTTCCCCCTAGGCACCGATCCGCAGGGCAGGCAGCTGCGCCGACTGGTCCTCGGCGGGCCGGGCCGGTCACTGCCGAGGGAGATCCCGGTCACCGAGGACGAAATCCGCCAGGGCCTGAGCACCGTGTTCGGAACGCGGGTGCACCTGCTCGAACTGCGCTACGCCCGCCGTATCACCAACGCGTCACGGCAGGTCGAGCAGTACCGGCACGGTCGGGTGTTCCTGGCGGGCGATGCCGCCCACGTCCACCTTCCGCTCGGCGCGCAGGGCATGAACACCGGGATGCAGGACGCGCTCAACCTCGGTTGGAAACTCGGCGCCGCCGTGCACGGCTGGGCACCCAAGGACCTGCTCGACACGTATCACGCGGAACGGCATCCGGCCGGGGCCGCCGTATTGCGCAACGTCCGGGCACAGAGCCTGCTGATGGACTGGGCCGGCACCCGCGATCCGGACGTGCTGGCCGCCCGGGAGACCTTCACGGCCATGGCCCAACTGCCGGACGCCCAGCGCTATCTCGCCGACCTGATGTCCGGTATGGCCATCCGCTATCCGATGCCGGGCACCGAAACCCATCCGCTCGTCGGCCGGCCCGCACCGGACCTGGACCTCGGCCCGGTCCGGGTGCACGAACTGCTGCGTTCCGGGCACGGCATCCTGCTGGACCCGGCCGACACGTTCGCCAGGGCCGTCGGCCCCTGGTCGGACCGGGTGGAGCGGGTGGGCCAGGGTGCCCACACCGAACCGATGCTGATCCGGCCGGACGGCTACGTGTGCTGGGCCGGCGCGGACGACCCGGAACCGGCGCTCGACCGCTGGTTCGGCGAACCCCGCTGA
- a CDS encoding ATP-binding protein: protein MQVSEARRFQQLRGHLSYLKLNDAAEALNRVLDQARTERMSLTAALERLLEIEVEATEARKLAARERFACLPEPWTLADFDFAAQPGVDEKLIRDLATLRFLDDASNVLFVGPPGVGKTMLSVALGRAAVDAGHRVYFTTAAELAAKCHKAALEGRWKTCMRFFAGPKLLIIDELGYLPLPEDGASALRRDRRLGRSLRRRHRRAAMLDRLLHRAAVAGIDGPSYRLRGHQNQADAMRKGVNARVSWPQRTAHPRPVNCPPRLRLRVHAEPETDLLLSPLQERRPPTRSRRPGRTHLPGLRRRLHRQPPTPPGLLLAPMPSRVGKATQPDPRRRASTPPRRTPPNTTARLAADSPRTHRPTGTDSRPELSPLRPARHDRRPARHPRSRPPHDHQPRHRHRPAQTPPVSSS, encoded by the coding sequence ATGCAGGTGAGCGAAGCCCGCCGATTCCAGCAGCTCAGAGGCCACCTCTCCTACCTCAAACTCAACGACGCAGCTGAGGCATTGAACAGGGTCCTGGACCAGGCCCGCACCGAGCGGATGTCACTGACCGCAGCCCTGGAGCGGCTCCTGGAGATCGAGGTCGAGGCCACCGAAGCCCGCAAACTCGCCGCCCGGGAACGGTTCGCCTGCCTGCCCGAGCCCTGGACCCTGGCCGACTTCGACTTCGCCGCCCAGCCCGGCGTCGACGAGAAGCTGATCCGCGACCTGGCCACCCTCCGCTTCCTCGACGACGCCTCCAACGTGCTGTTCGTCGGCCCGCCCGGAGTGGGCAAGACTATGCTGTCCGTCGCGCTCGGACGAGCAGCCGTCGATGCCGGCCACCGCGTCTACTTCACCACCGCCGCGGAACTCGCCGCCAAGTGCCACAAGGCCGCCCTCGAAGGCCGCTGGAAGACCTGCATGCGCTTCTTCGCAGGTCCGAAGCTTTTGATCATCGACGAGCTCGGCTACCTGCCGTTGCCCGAGGACGGCGCCTCGGCCCTGCGTCGGGATCGCCGACTGGGCCGGAGCCTTCGGCGACGCCACCGTCGCGCCGCCATGCTCGACCGGCTCCTGCACCGGGCTGCCGTCGCAGGAATCGACGGACCCTCCTACCGACTTCGCGGCCACCAGAACCAGGCCGACGCCATGCGCAAGGGAGTCAACGCACGTGTCTCCTGGCCCCAACGAACAGCTCATCCCAGACCAGTCAACTGCCCACCCAGGCTGCGACTGCGAGTTCACGCCGAGCCCGAGACAGATCTACTGCTCTCCCCGCTGCAAGAGCGCCGCCCACCGACGCGCTCCCGCCGGCCTGGCCGCACACACCTGCCCGGCCTGCGACGGCGTCTTCACCGCCAACCCCCGACTCCGCCAGGTCTACTGCTCGCCCCAATGCCGTCGCGAGTCGGAAAGGCAACGCAACCGGACCCGCGACGAAGAGCGAGCACGCCGCCTCGGCGAACACCCCCGAACACTACCGCCCGCCTCGCAGCCGACAGCCCCCGGACCCATCGACCCACTGGCACCGACAGCCGTCCGGAACTGTCCCCACTGCGACCAGCCCGTCACGATCGTCGCCCTGCTCGCCACCCCAGAAGCCGCCCGCCCCACGATCACCAGCCGCGTCACCGACATCGCCCCGCTCAGACGCCTCCAGTGAGCTCCAGCTGA
- a CDS encoding nitroreductase family protein: MSGPVFTQIRTSETPTGGTQTGGTPTWEYAEQLIRGRRATRAFRPDPVPEDVLRAVFSLAGAAPSNSNAQPWRVEIVCGARRDRLADALRAAHAERRVTADYPYSEDMYAPVHQERRAAFGAGLYGALGIGPDDHPARAAYDAESMGFYGAPHAAFLFVTGDGGPRLAADAGAYLQTLLLAMTAYGVASCPQGLLSFYADTVRDELRVDEGKLLVGISFGYADENAPVNRVATDRAALEATTTFHS; the protein is encoded by the coding sequence ATGAGCGGGCCGGTCTTCACCCAGATACGCACGAGCGAGACACCTACCGGCGGGACGCAGACGGGCGGGACACCAACGTGGGAGTACGCCGAGCAGCTGATCCGCGGGCGCCGCGCGACCCGCGCGTTCCGGCCCGACCCGGTGCCCGAGGACGTGTTGCGCGCGGTCTTCTCCCTCGCCGGCGCCGCGCCGTCCAACTCCAACGCGCAGCCGTGGCGGGTCGAGATTGTCTGCGGCGCACGGCGAGACCGTCTGGCCGACGCCCTGCGGGCGGCCCACGCCGAGCGACGCGTCACGGCCGACTACCCGTACTCCGAGGACATGTACGCCCCCGTCCACCAGGAACGGCGGGCCGCCTTCGGCGCCGGTCTGTACGGAGCGCTGGGCATCGGCCCCGACGACCACCCGGCCCGCGCGGCCTACGACGCGGAGAGCATGGGCTTCTACGGAGCGCCCCACGCCGCGTTTCTGTTCGTCACCGGCGACGGCGGGCCGCGACTGGCCGCCGACGCCGGCGCCTACCTGCAGACGTTGCTGCTGGCCATGACCGCGTATGGCGTGGCCAGTTGCCCGCAGGGCCTGCTCAGCTTCTACGCCGACACCGTCCGCGACGAACTCCGCGTAGACGAAGGGAAGCTGCTCGTGGGGATCTCCTTCGGCTACGCAGACGAGAACGCGCCGGTAAACCGGGTCGCGACCGACCGGGCGGCCTTGGAGGCGACCACCACCTTCCACAGCTAG
- a CDS encoding Lrp/AsnC family transcriptional regulator — translation MESDYDELDRRLVHALQIDGRAPFSTIAEVLGVSDRTIARRYARLRSAGAVRVLGGVDPTVLGAILWFLRVRCAPAASLPVAEALARRPDTSWVSLNSGGTEITCVVRTESEADSEALLLARLPRTPRVEGVTAHSVLHAFYGGPDNLVGKLGALDEEAIERLSPPPVPRRRGPLRLDDGDRKLLALLATDGRAGFEQLAAATGWSPTTVRRRMTELREHGLLYLDIDVDWRMFGVHARTLLWLSVAPAHLEEAGQALAGHPEIAFAAATTGPTNLYASVVCTNQRELYRYLTTRIAALPAITHLETAPVIKTVKQAGNQT, via the coding sequence GTGGAATCCGACTACGACGAGCTGGATCGTCGGCTCGTGCATGCCCTGCAGATAGACGGCCGTGCTCCGTTCAGCACCATCGCCGAGGTTCTCGGCGTGTCGGATCGCACCATCGCCCGCCGGTACGCCCGATTGCGGTCGGCCGGGGCGGTTCGGGTGCTCGGCGGGGTCGACCCCACCGTGCTGGGCGCCATCCTGTGGTTCCTGCGGGTGCGATGTGCGCCCGCCGCGTCGCTCCCGGTCGCTGAGGCGCTGGCCAGGCGCCCCGACACCTCCTGGGTGAGTCTCAACTCCGGCGGAACCGAGATCACCTGCGTGGTCCGTACCGAGAGCGAGGCGGACAGCGAGGCACTGCTGCTGGCCAGACTCCCCCGCACTCCGCGCGTGGAGGGCGTGACCGCGCACTCCGTGCTGCACGCCTTCTACGGCGGCCCGGACAACCTGGTCGGTAAACTCGGGGCGCTGGACGAGGAGGCGATCGAGCGACTGAGCCCGCCTCCGGTGCCGCGTCGACGGGGACCGTTGCGGCTCGACGACGGTGACCGCAAGCTCCTCGCCCTGCTGGCCACCGACGGCCGGGCCGGGTTCGAGCAGTTGGCCGCGGCAACCGGCTGGTCGCCGACGACAGTGCGGCGCCGGATGACAGAGCTGCGCGAACACGGCTTGCTCTATCTCGACATCGACGTCGACTGGCGCATGTTCGGCGTGCACGCCCGAACCTTGCTCTGGCTCTCGGTCGCCCCCGCGCACCTGGAGGAGGCAGGTCAGGCGCTGGCCGGGCATCCGGAGATCGCGTTCGCCGCCGCCACGACCGGCCCGACCAATCTGTACGCGAGCGTGGTGTGCACGAACCAACGGGAGCTGTACCGGTACCTGACCACCCGGATCGCCGCACTCCCAGCCATCACACACCTCGAAACGGCACCAGTGATCAAGACCGTCAAGCAGGCAGGGAACCAGACGTAG